One Cynocephalus volans isolate mCynVol1 chromosome 7, mCynVol1.pri, whole genome shotgun sequence genomic region harbors:
- the PKD2L1 gene encoding LOW QUALITY PROTEIN: polycystin-2-like protein 1 (The sequence of the model RefSeq protein was modified relative to this genomic sequence to represent the inferred CDS: substituted 1 base at 1 genomic stop codon), giving the protein MNAVESPEGQEMQKLGSGAWDNPAYSGPPSPLGMLRICTISSVVPPQPQPKKPEDGHQEKAHRTLVSSCCFHIRHGIRGLWGTTLTENTAENRELYVKTTLRELVVYIVFLVDICLLTYGMTSSSAYYYTKVMSELFLHTPSDTGVTFRDISSMADFWDFAQGPLLDSLYWTKWYNNQSLGHGSHSFIYYENLLLGVPRLRQLRVRNDSCVVHEDFREDILCCYDVYSPDKEEQLPFGSLNGTAWTYHSQDELGGSSHWGRLTSYSGGGYYLDLPGSRQPSAEALRDLQEGLWLDRGTRVVFIDFSVYNANINLFCVLRLVVEFPATGGAIPSWQIRTVKLIRYISNWDFFVVGCEIIFCIFIFYYVVEEILELYIHRLRYLSSIWNILDLVVILLSIVAVGFHIFRTLEVNRLMGKLLQQPNTYADFEFLAFWQTQYNNMNAVNLFFAWIKIFKYISFNKTMTQLSSTLARCAKDILGFAVMFFIVFFAYAQLGYLLFGTQVENFSTFIKCIFTQFRIILGDFDYNAIDNANRILGPVYFVTYVFFVFFVLLNMFLAIINDTYSEVKEELAGQKDELQLSDLLKQGYNKTLLRLRLRKEQVSDVQKVLQSGEKEIQIEDFTNTLRELGHTKHQITELTAAFTRFDRDGNRILDGKEQEQMRQDLEEERVALKAEIENLGRSIVSSPSGELGPEATRPEGWVSGDEFYMLTRRVLQLETVLEGVVSQVDAVGSKLKMLERKGQLAPSPSMEEQAIWEHLQPVPAVTSVLWGVQGGQENMLLAPMGFSSCLIEFSCKREGEVLEERXLSNGEILVLQRSYSDTLPEQSLRRKTLLEESASWHSTEHWELRVL; this is encoded by the exons ATGAATGCTGTGGAAAGTCCTGAGGGACAGGAGATGCAAAAGCTGGGGAGTGGAGCCTGGGACAATCCTGCCTACAGTGGTCCCCCTTCCCCACTTGGGATGCTGAGGATCTGCACCATCTCCAGTGTGGTGCCCCCCCAGCCACAACCCAAGAAGCCTGAGGATGGACACCAGGAGAAGGCACACAGGACCCTGGTGTCCAGCTGCTGCTTCCATATCCGTCATGGCATCAGAG GACTTTGGGGAACAACCCTGACTGAGAACACAGCTGAGAACCGGGAACTTTATGTCAAGACTACCCTGAGGGAGCTTGTGGTATATATCGTGTTCCTGGTGGACATCTGTCTAC TGACCTATGGAATGACAAGCTCCAGCGCCTATTACTACACCAAAGTGATGTCTGAGCTCTTCTTACATACCCCCTCAGACACCGGTGTCACCTTCCGGGACATCAGCAGCATGGCAGACTTCTGGGAT TTTGCCCAGGGCCCACTCCTGGACAGTTTGTATTGGACCAAATGGTACAACAACCAGAGCCTGGGCCATGGCTCCCATTCCTTCATCTACTACGAGAACCTGTTGCTGGGGGTTCCGAGGCTGCGGCAGCTGAGGGTCCGCAATGACTCCTGTGTGGTGCATGAGGACTTCCGTGAGgacattttgtgctgctatgatGTCTACTCTCCGGACAAAGAAGAGCAACTCCCCTTTGGGTCCCTCAATGGCACAGC GTGGACATATCACTCACAGGATGAGCTGGGGGGCTCCTCCCACTGGGGCAGGCTCACAAGCTACAGTGGAGGCGGCTACTACCTGGACCTTCCAGGATCCCGACAGCCCAGTGCAGAAGCACTCCGGGACCTTCAGGAGGGTCTCTGGCTGGACAGGGGCACCCGGGTGGTTTTCATTGACTTCTCAGTCTACAACGCCAACATCAATCTTTTCTGTGTTCTGAG ACTGGTGGTCGAGTTTCCAGCTACAGGAGGCGCCATCCCATCCTGGCAAATCCGCACGGTTAAGCTGATCCGCTACATCAGCAACTGGGACTTCTTTGTCGTTGGCTGTGAGATTATCTTCTGCATCTTCATCTTCTACTATGTGGTGGAGGAGATCCTGGAGCTCTACATCCACCGGCTTCGTTACCTCAGCAGCATCTGGAACATACTGGACCTGGTGGTCATCCTG CTGTCCATTGTGGCCGTGGGCTTCCACATATTCCGAACCCTCGAGGTGAATCGGCTGATGGGGAAGCTCCTGCAGCAGCCAAACACATATGCTGACTTCGAGTTCCTTGCCTTCTGGCAGACACAGTACAACAACATGAATGCTGTCAACCTCTTCTTTGCCTGGATCAAG ATATTCAAGTACATCAGTTTCAACAAAACCATGACCCAGCTCTCCTCCACATTGGCCCGCTGTGCCAAGGACATCCTGGGCTTCGCCGTCATgttcttcattgtttttttcgCCTATGCCCAACTCGGCTACCTGCTTTTCGGGACCCAAGTGGAAAACTTTAGCACTTTCAtcaagtgcat TTTCACTCAGTTCCGAATAATCCTTGGGGACTTTGACTACAATGCTATTGACAATGCCAACCGCATCCTGGGCCCTGTCTACTTTGTCACCTATGTCTTCTTCGTCTTCTTCGTGCTGCTG AACATGTTCCTGGCCATCATCAATGACACATACTCAGAGGTCAAGGAGGAGTTGGCTGGACAGAAGGATGAGCTTCAGCTTTCTGACCTCCTGAAACAG GGCTACAACAAGACCCTACTAAGGCTGCGTCTGAGGAAGGAGCAGGTTTCAGATGTGCAGAAAGTCCTGCAGAGTGGGGAGAAGGAGATCCAGATCGAGGATTTCACCAACACCTTGAGGGA ACTGGGGCACACAAAGCATCAGATCACTGAGCTCACAGCCGCCTTCACGCGGTTTGACCGCGATGGGAATCGCATCCTGGATGGGAAAGAGCAGGAACAAATGCGacaggacctggaggaggagagg GTGGCCCTCAAGGCTGAGATTGAGAACCTGGGCCGGTCCATTGTGAGCAGCCCATCAGGAGAGTTGGGCCCGGAGGCTACCAGACCAGAAGGCTGGGTTTCAGGAGACGAATTCTACAT GCTCACAAGGAGAGTTCTGCAACTGGAGACTGTCCTGGAAGGAGTCGTGTCCCAGGTTGATGCTGTGGGCTCAAAGCTGAAGATGCTGGAGAGGAAGGGGCAGCTGGCTCCCTCCCCAAGCATG GAGGAACAAGCCATTTGGGAACACCTGCAGCCAGTCCCAGCTGTGACTTCAGTTCTCTGGGGAGTTCAGGGTGGACAGGAGA ATATGCTGCTAGCACCCATGGGTTTCTCATCTTGCCTCATAGAATTTTCCTGTAAAAGAGAAGGGGAAGTCTTAGAGGAGAGGTGACTCTCAAATGGTGAGATTCTAGTGTTGCAGAGGAGTTACAGTGACACCCTCCCAGAGCAAAGTCTAAGAAGAAAGACTCTTTTGGAGGAGTCTGCCTCCTGGCATTCCACTGAACACTGGGAACTGAGGGTGCTATAA